Proteins from a single region of Bos indicus isolate NIAB-ARS_2022 breed Sahiwal x Tharparkar chromosome 6, NIAB-ARS_B.indTharparkar_mat_pri_1.0, whole genome shotgun sequence:
- the LOC139183589 gene encoding cytochrome c oxidase subunit 5B, mitochondrial — translation MASRLLRGVGALASQALRARGPNGVSVVRSMASGGGVPTDEEQATGLEREVMLAARKGQDPYNILAPKATSGTKEDPNLVPSITNKRIVGCICEEDNSTVIWFWLHKGEAQRCPSCGTHYKLVPHQLAH, via the coding sequence ATGGCGTCAAGGTTACTCCGTGGAGTTGGAGCTTTGGCCTCCCAGGCCCTGAGGGCCCGGGGTCCAAATGGAGTCTCCGTGGTGCGCTCTATGGCGTCTGGAGGTGGTGTTCCTACTGATGAAGAGCAGGCGACTGGGCTAGAGAGGGAGGTCATGCTGGCTGCTCGCAAGGGACAGGACCCATACAATATACTTGCCCCAAAGGCAACCTCAGGTACCAAGGAGGACCCTAATTTAGTCCCCTCCATCACCAACAAGCGGATAGTGGGCTGCATCTGTGAAGAAGACAACAGTACTGTCATCTGGTTCTGGCTGCACAAAGGCGAGGCCCAGCGATGCCCCAGCTGTGGAACCCATTACAAGCTGGTGCCACACCAGCTGGCCCACTGA